CCGCGGCCATGCTGCCGTCGTACCGCCGCCCGTCGTTCGTGCCGTACCGCGGCCCGTCGTTCGTGCCGTACCGCGGCCCGTCGTTCGTGCCGTACCGCGGCTGGCCGCCCTGTTCCTGCCCACCGGCCGAGGCCGGACGCTGCCCGGCGTCACCACCCTGCTGCCGGTCGCGTGCCGGCTGCTGCTCCGCGCCTCCCGGCTGGTGCGGCGTCGCGTGCCCGCCGTAGGGCGCCCCCTGCGGCGGCGCACCGGCCGGGCGACCCTGCTGCGGCGCCTGGCCGTACTGTGGGCCGCCGTCCTGGCCGTACCGCGGGCCGCCGTCCTGGCCGTACCGCGGAGCCCCGCCGTTCTGTCCGTACCTCGGCCCGCCGTCCTGGGGAGCCCCACCCGGCTGGCCGTACCCGGGCGCGCCACCGGTGCCCGGACGCCACTGCTGCTGCCCGGACTGCCCGAGCTGCCCCTGGTCGTTGCGCCCCGGACCGCCACCCTGGCCGGGACCGAAACCCTGACCGAAGCCCTGGCCCGCACCCTTGCCGGACGGGCTCGCGCCGCCCTGGTCCCACGACGTGTGCTCGATCGCGCCGCCCTGGCCGAGGAGGCGCTGCGCCTGCCCGGACAGCTGCGGGTCGACGACGATCTGGTACGTCGTCGCGAGCACCTGGTGGATGCTCGTGAAGTCGCGCTGCCGCTTCGTGATCGCGAACGAGACGATGCCGTAGAGCATGCCGAAGCCCGCGCCGATGACGGCCGCGGCGGCGAAGAGCCCGCCGGCCTGCGGCGAGAAGAGCGTCAGGACGATGCCGAAGAAGAAGCCGAGCCAGAGCCCGGACAGCGCACCCGCGAGTGCGGCCCGGCCGTAGGTCATCTTGCCGGTGACCCGCTCGACGGTCTTGAGGTCGTTGCCGACGATGGACAGCTTGGCGACCGGGAAGTCCGCCTCGGCGAGCTTCGCGACCACGCGCTGGGCTTCGGGGTAGCTGTCGTAGGTGCCGAGGACGTCACCGCGCGGCAGGGTGGGGAACGCCTGTGCCGTGCGGCCGCCGAAGGGGCTCTGAGTGCTCACACAGTCATCATCCACCGGAGTCCTTGCGATCACACGAGAACCACCCGGGAAGGGGCGGCGAGCGGTCCCGGGCGAGCGACTACGCTGGACGGGTGAGCGCCTCGAAGGTCTTCGTCGCCCGCCTCGCCGGGTGCTCCGTCTTCGACCCCGCGGGCGACCGTGTCGGCAGGGTGCGTGACGTCCTCGTCGTGTACCGCCGCGTCGACGCGCCCCAGGTCGTCGGGTTGATCGTCGAGGTCCCCGGCAAACGGCGGATCTTCGTGAGCATCGGCCGCATCACGTCGATCGGCGCCGGCCAGGTCATCACGACCGGCCTGGTCAACATGCGGCGCTTCGAGCAGCGCGGCGGCGAGGTCCGGGTGATCGCGGAGATCCTCGGCCGCAAGGTGCTCATCAAGAAGGAGCAGATCCGGGCCACGATCGAGGACGTCGCGATCGAGGACCACGGGCAGGGCGACTGGTCCATCGCGCAGCTGTTCCTCCGCAAGCCGAAGACCACGCCGTCGCCGTTCGGCAAGGGCCCGACGACGTTCACGACCTGGAACGAGGTCACCGAGGACGAGCTGCCCGGCGAGTCCCAGTCGGCCGAGCACGTCATCGCCGCGTACTCCGACCTGCTGCCCGCCGACCTCGCGTCGACGCTGCTCGACCTGCCCGCCGAGCGCCGCTTCGAGGTGGCCGAGGAGCTGCCGGACGACCGCCTCGCCGACGTGCTCGAGGAGATGCCCGACCAGGAGCGCATCGAGATCCTCTCCGCCCTGCGGGACTCGCGCGCCGCCGACGTGCTCGACCAGATGCAGCCCGACGACGCCGCCGACCTCCTCGCGCAGCTCCCGGACGAACGCAGCGAGGCACTCCTCGAGCTCATGGAGCCCGAGGAGGCGCAGGACGTCCGCATGCTGCTCGAGTACGAGCCGGACACGGCCGGTGGCCTCATGACGACGGAGCCGGTCATCCTGTCCGCCGACTCCACCGTCGCCGAGGGGCTGGCCCTGGTGCGCCGGCACGAGCTCGCCCCCGTGCTCGGCGCCGCGGTCTGCGTGACGCTGCCGCCGTACGAGCCCCCGACCGGCCGGTTCCTCGGGTTGGTGCACTTCCAGCGCATGCTCCGGTACCCGCCGAACGAACGCCTGGGCACCCTCATCGACCAGCAGACCGAGCCGGTCAAGGTCGACGCGAGCGCCGCCGAGGTGACGCGCGTGATGGCGACCTACAACCTCCTGTCCGTCCCCGTGGTCGACGACGCCCACCGACTCGTCGGGGTGGTGACCATCGACGACGTCCTCGACCACGTCCTCCCCGACGACTGGCGGAGTCAGGACGAGTCCGACGCCAACCCCGGCGCGAACTCGCGACCCCGCACGTACACGCGCAGAGCACCGGTGACCCCGGGAAGGAGGACGACCCGTGGCACGCACCGATGAAAACCGCCGGGAGCGACCCGAGGAGCGCCTCGACTCCCCCAAGGGCATGCGCACCCGCGTCCTGCCCACCCGTCGCCGTGGTCGCGGTGACGCGTTCGGTCGTGCCACCGAGGGCATCGCACGTGCGATGGGAACGCCCTGGTTCCTGATCGGCCTGACGCTCTTCTGCGTGCTCTGGATGGGCTGGAACACGCTGTCCCCGAAGTCGTGGCAGTTCGACTCGGCCGCGATCGGCTTCACCGCCCTCACCCTCGTGCTCTCGCTGCAGGCCTCGTACGCGGCGCCGCTCATCCTGCTCGCGCAGAACCGGCAGGACGACCGCGACCGCGTGCAGTTCGAGCAGGACCGGCAGCGCGCCGAACGGAACCTCGCGGACACCGAGTACCTGGCGCGCGAGGTCGTCGCCCTCCGCCTGGCGATGCGGGACATGGCGTCCAAGGACTTCATCCGCGCCGAACTGCGCTCCCTGCTCGAGGAACTCGACCGCCGCGACGGCGACCCGGAGGACCTCGACGACCTGGACGACCGGGGCCACGGCCTCGACCGACCGGTGTCGCGTGGCTGACGCCGCCACACCGGAGGACCTGCTCGGCACTGCCGTCCTCGCTGCGCTCGGCCGGGTGATCGACCCCGAGATCCGCCGTCCCGTCACGGAGCTCGACATGATCCGCGGCGTCGACGTCCAGCCGGGAGGCGCGGTGCGCGTCGACCTGCAGCTCACGATCGTCGGGTGCCCGGCCGCCGACACCATCGAGCGCGACGTGCACGACGCCGCCGCGTCGGTCGCCGGCGTCTCCGCCGTCGCGGTGGACGTCGACGTGATGTCCCCCGCCCAGCGCGCCGCCCTGACCGACCGCCTGCGCGCCGGGCGACCGAAGGGCGTGCAGTTCACGCCCGACTCGCTCACACGGGTCGTCGCGGTGACGAGCGGCAAGGGCGGCGTCGGCAAGTCCACCGTCACGGCGAACCTCGCGGCGGCCCTGGCCCGACGTGGACAGCGTGTCGGGATCGTCGACGTCGACGTGCACGGCTTCAGCATCCCCGGGCTGATGGGCTTGACCGACGAGCACGGTGTCGCCCCGCGGCCGACCCGCGTCGACAGCATGATCCTGCCGCCGGTCGCGCACGACGTGAAGGTCGTCTCGATCGGGATGTTCGTCGACGACGTGTCCACCGCGGTGTCCTGGCGCGGCCCGATGCTGCACCGCACCGTGAACCAGTTCCTGTCGGACGTGTGGTTCGGGGACCTCGACGTCCTGCTGCTCGACATGCCGCCCGGCACCGGGGACGTGGCGATCTCGGTCGGGCAGCTGCTGCCGCACGCCGAGGTGCTCGTCGTCACCACGCCCCAGGCCGCCGCTGCCGACGTGGCCGAGCGGAGCGGGATCGTCGCGCGGCAGACCGGTCAGCGGGTGATCGGCGTCGTCGAGAACATGGCGGGGCTCGTGCAGCCCGACGGTTCGGTGCTGCACCTCTTCGGCGAGGGCGGCGGGGACGAGACCGCGCGTCGGCTCTCCCGCGGGCAGGACGCCCCGGTGCCGGTGCTCGGCCGTGTCCCGCTCTCGGTGCCGCTGCGTGCCGGGGGCGACACGGGCCTCCCGGTCGTGCTCGGCGACCCGGCCGACCCGGCTGCCGTCGCGCTCGACGCGGTGGCGGAGCGGCTCACGGCGATGGGTCGTGGCCTGGCGGGGCGCAAGCTCGGCCTGTCGCTCTCCTGACCCGGGAACCCCGGGTCGGCCCGGCCTGGCCTCGCCTGGATCGGACCGAGCACCGAACGGCCCACGGTCCGGGAGCCGTCGCGGTCGCCGGACCTGTCAGGTGGCCTCGGAGTCGAACGGCGCCGCCTCGCCCGCCCCGAGCGGCACGATCGGCGCAGGAGCGCGGACCTTCGCCGCCGTGACGGTCGCCGCCGTCGCAGCAGCCGCGCCCGACGACGGTGAGTCGAGCAGGGCGTCCCGGATGATCCGGCGCGGGTCGTACTGACGCGGGTCGAGCTTCTGCCAGTCCACGTCGTCGAAGTCGGGGCCCATCTCCTCGCGCATCCGGTCCTTGGCACTGTCGGCGAACCGGCGGACGGCCTTGACGAAGTCGGCGAGCTTCTGGGCGTAGACGGGCAGCCGCTGCGGCCCGAGCAACAGCACGGCGATGACCCCGATGATCAGGATCTTGTCGAGCTGGATGTTCACGGGAGCGAGCCTAACGCGTGGAGTCGGCGAGTCACCCGTAGAGTTGACCGACGAGGAGTGTGCGTGTCAGAGAAAGACTCGAACTGGAAGTTCGCGGAGGACATCGTCTCCGAACCCGACGGTGTCGCCCGTGCGCGGGAACGCTCCCTCGAGCTCGGGGTCGAACCGGTGTCCCCGGCGATCGGTGCGCAGATGAGCGTCATCGCCGCGGCGTCGCGCGCGACGAGCATCATCGAGATCGGGACGGGCCTGGGCGTCTCCGGGCTGTACCTGCTCGCGGGTGCGCCCGACGCCACCCTGACGACGATCGACGTCGAGATGGACCACCAGCAGGACGCCCGCGACGCCTTCATCGCCGCGGGCACCGCCCCGGGCCGTGTCCGCCTCATCCCAGGCCGCGCCGCCCAGGTGCTGCCGCGGATGAACGACGCGAGCTACGACGTGGTGCTCATCGACGCCGACCCGGAGCACGTCATCGAGTACGTCGAGCACGGCCTGCGCCTGGCGAAGACCGGCGGCACCGTCCTCGTGCCGCACGCCCTGTGGCGCGGGAAGGTGGCCGACCCGGTCAAGCGCGACCGGGCGACGACCGACTTCCGCCTGCTCCTCACCGAGGTGTCAACCTCCGGCGCGGTCCGCAGCGCCCTGTCCCCCGCGGGCGACGGGCTGCTGCAGATGACGAAGCTCACCGCCTGACACCGTCGGCCCGTGGCCGCGTCACCCGAGGTGGCGCAGGTAGCGTGCCGGGTCCTGCAGGAACGCCCGGTGGTCCCGCACGAGGTCCAGGTCGGCCCACTCGGAGCGCCGGAGTCCCCACTCCCCCACCTCGATGACGGTCGCGTCCGGGAACGCCGCCAGCACGGGCGAGTGGGTCGAGAGCACGACCTGGCCGACGCCGTCCTCGACGATGGACTGCAGGAGCGCGACGAGCGTCAGGCACCCGGAGAACGACAGCGCCGACTCCGGCTCGTCGAGCAGCCACAGCCCGGGCCACCGCGCACGGTCGATGACGAAGTCCAGG
The sequence above is drawn from the Curtobacterium sp. L6-1 genome and encodes:
- a CDS encoding twin-arginine translocase TatA/TatE family subunit: MNIQLDKILIIGVIAVLLLGPQRLPVYAQKLADFVKAVRRFADSAKDRMREEMGPDFDDVDWQKLDPRQYDPRRIIRDALLDSPSSGAAAATAATVTAAKVRAPAPIVPLGAGEAAPFDSEAT
- a CDS encoding magnesium transporter MgtE N-terminal domain-containing protein → MSASKVFVARLAGCSVFDPAGDRVGRVRDVLVVYRRVDAPQVVGLIVEVPGKRRIFVSIGRITSIGAGQVITTGLVNMRRFEQRGGEVRVIAEILGRKVLIKKEQIRATIEDVAIEDHGQGDWSIAQLFLRKPKTTPSPFGKGPTTFTTWNEVTEDELPGESQSAEHVIAAYSDLLPADLASTLLDLPAERRFEVAEELPDDRLADVLEEMPDQERIEILSALRDSRAADVLDQMQPDDAADLLAQLPDERSEALLELMEPEEAQDVRMLLEYEPDTAGGLMTTEPVILSADSTVAEGLALVRRHELAPVLGAAVCVTLPPYEPPTGRFLGLVHFQRMLRYPPNERLGTLIDQQTEPVKVDASAAEVTRVMATYNLLSVPVVDDAHRLVGVVTIDDVLDHVLPDDWRSQDESDANPGANSRPRTYTRRAPVTPGRRTTRGTHR
- a CDS encoding O-methyltransferase, with amino-acid sequence MSEKDSNWKFAEDIVSEPDGVARARERSLELGVEPVSPAIGAQMSVIAAASRATSIIEIGTGLGVSGLYLLAGAPDATLTTIDVEMDHQQDARDAFIAAGTAPGRVRLIPGRAAQVLPRMNDASYDVVLIDADPEHVIEYVEHGLRLAKTGGTVLVPHALWRGKVADPVKRDRATTDFRLLLTEVSTSGAVRSALSPAGDGLLQMTKLTA
- a CDS encoding general stress protein, which translates into the protein MSTQSPFGGRTAQAFPTLPRGDVLGTYDSYPEAQRVVAKLAEADFPVAKLSIVGNDLKTVERVTGKMTYGRAALAGALSGLWLGFFFGIVLTLFSPQAGGLFAAAAVIGAGFGMLYGIVSFAITKRQRDFTSIHQVLATTYQIVVDPQLSGQAQRLLGQGGAIEHTSWDQGGASPSGKGAGQGFGQGFGPGQGGGPGRNDQGQLGQSGQQQWRPGTGGAPGYGQPGGAPQDGGPRYGQNGGAPRYGQDGGPRYGQDGGPQYGQAPQQGRPAGAPPQGAPYGGHATPHQPGGAEQQPARDRQQGGDAGQRPASAGGQEQGGQPRYGTNDGPRYGTNDGPRYGTNDGRRYDGSMAAGDRAGAAPGAGTDDAPRYGTNDGGARVASDSTAAASRGTTAPRYGTNDGAARSTTDADTDAPAQRPTGTARTYGTNDGPRYGEQAPVADRTGTDDADRPANGDQGADGDRRD
- a CDS encoding Mrp/NBP35 family ATP-binding protein yields the protein MADAATPEDLLGTAVLAALGRVIDPEIRRPVTELDMIRGVDVQPGGAVRVDLQLTIVGCPAADTIERDVHDAAASVAGVSAVAVDVDVMSPAQRAALTDRLRAGRPKGVQFTPDSLTRVVAVTSGKGGVGKSTVTANLAAALARRGQRVGIVDVDVHGFSIPGLMGLTDEHGVAPRPTRVDSMILPPVAHDVKVVSIGMFVDDVSTAVSWRGPMLHRTVNQFLSDVWFGDLDVLLLDMPPGTGDVAISVGQLLPHAEVLVVTTPQAAAADVAERSGIVARQTGQRVIGVVENMAGLVQPDGSVLHLFGEGGGDETARRLSRGQDAPVPVLGRVPLSVPLRAGGDTGLPVVLGDPADPAAVALDAVAERLTAMGRGLAGRKLGLSLS
- a CDS encoding DUF1003 domain-containing protein, giving the protein MRTRVLPTRRRGRGDAFGRATEGIARAMGTPWFLIGLTLFCVLWMGWNTLSPKSWQFDSAAIGFTALTLVLSLQASYAAPLILLAQNRQDDRDRVQFEQDRQRAERNLADTEYLAREVVALRLAMRDMASKDFIRAELRSLLEELDRRDGDPEDLDDLDDRGHGLDRPVSRG